In the genome of candidate division KSB1 bacterium, one region contains:
- the speB gene encoding agmatinase yields MAYDYKYFMGEFCDYGSAKVVVLPVPFERSTSYMRGTAAGPAAIIAASYNVELYDLQLDDAPYRYGIHTLPSLQFSDDLPIDGAINQIEQATTAILQDNKFPVVLGGEHTLSYSVFCALNKYHPNLSVLHLDAHTDLRDQYLDDPFSHACVMRRIREYTKNIVSIGIRSVSPEEVDYIKQERPIIFYDHQIRTAPLPIEQILSALSENVFITFDLDAISPAELPSVGTPEPGGLNWYQVADLFEAVFAYKNVVGFDVVELKPDGINVHSDFWAAKMIYKMIGLKLKGRR; encoded by the coding sequence ATGGCCTACGATTACAAATATTTCATGGGCGAATTTTGCGATTATGGGAGCGCTAAAGTTGTTGTATTGCCAGTTCCTTTTGAGCGATCGACTTCTTATATGCGAGGCACGGCAGCAGGTCCTGCAGCAATTATCGCAGCATCGTATAATGTTGAGCTTTACGATTTGCAATTGGATGATGCCCCTTATCGCTATGGCATCCACACGCTTCCGTCTTTACAGTTCTCTGATGACCTTCCGATAGATGGTGCAATCAACCAAATTGAACAGGCCACAACAGCGATATTACAGGATAATAAATTTCCAGTAGTTTTGGGAGGAGAACATACCCTGTCATATTCTGTCTTTTGCGCATTGAATAAATACCATCCCAATTTGAGCGTGTTGCATTTGGACGCTCACACCGACCTGCGCGATCAGTATCTGGATGATCCGTTCAGCCATGCTTGCGTTATGCGACGAATCCGAGAGTATACAAAAAATATCGTTTCCATTGGGATTCGAAGTGTCTCACCAGAAGAGGTCGATTACATCAAACAGGAACGACCGATCATCTTTTATGACCACCAAATCCGAACAGCTCCGTTGCCGATCGAACAAATTCTCTCGGCATTGAGCGAGAATGTGTTCATCACGTTTGATCTCGATGCCATCAGTCCCGCGGAACTGCCGTCAGTTGGCACCCCAGAACCTGGCGGCTTAAACTGGTATCAGGTGGCCGATCTGTTCGAAGCTGTTTTCGCTTATAAAAATGTGGTCGGGTTTGACGTGGTGGAATTGAAGCCTGATGGAATCAATGTCCACTCTGATTTTTGGGCTGCAAAAATGATCTATAAGATGATCGGATTGAAACTGAAGGGACGGCGTTGA